The Pan troglodytes isolate AG18354 chromosome 1, NHGRI_mPanTro3-v2.0_pri, whole genome shotgun sequence genome includes a region encoding these proteins:
- the SLAMF8 gene encoding SLAM family member 8 isoform X1: MVMRPLWSLLLWEALLPITVTGAQVLSKVGGSVLLVAARPPGFQVREAIWRSLWPSEELLATFFQGSLETLYHSRFLGRAQLHSNLSLELGPLESGDSGNFSVLMVDTRGQPWTQTLQLKVYDAVPRPVVQVFIAVERDAQPSKTCQVFLSCWAPNISEITYSWRRETTMDFGMEPHSLFTDGQVLSISLGPGDRDVAYSCIVSNPVSWDLATVTPWDSCHHEAAPGKASYKDVLLVVVPVSLLLMLVTLFSAWHWCPCSGPHLRSKQLWMRWDLQLSLHKVTLSNLISTVFVVWCTRALLNRSTLL, from the exons ATGGTCATGAGGCCCCTGTGGAGTCTGCTTCTCTGGGAAG CCCTACTTCCCATTACAGTTACTGGTGCCCAAGTGCTGAGCAAAGTCGGGGGCTCGGTGCTGCTGGTGGCAGCGCGTCCCCCTGGCTTCCAAGTCCGTGAGGCTATCTGGCGATCTCTCTGGCCTTCAGAAGAGCTCCTGGCCACGTTTTTCCAAGGCTCCCTGGAGACTCTGTACCACTCCCGCTTCCTGGGCCGAGCCCAGCTACACAGCAACCTCAGCCTGGAGCTTGGGCCACTGGAGTCTGGAGACAGCGGCAACTTCTCCGTGTTGATGGTGGACACAAGGGGCCAGCCCTGGACCCAGACCCTCCAGCTCAAGGTGTACG ATGCAGTGCCCAGGCCCGTGGTACAAGTGTTCATTGCTGTAGAAAGGGATGCTCAGCCCTCCAAGACCTGCCAGGTTTTCTTGTCCTGTTGGGCCCCCAACATCAGCGAAATAACCTATAGCTGGCGACGGGAGACAACCATGGACTTTGGTATGGAACCACACAGCCTCTTCACAGACGGACAGGTGCTGAGCATTTCCCTGGGACCAGGAGACAGAGATGTGGCCTATTCCTGCATTGTCTCCAACCCTGTCAGCTGGGACTTGGCCACAGTCACGCCCTGGGATAGCTGTCATCATGAGGCAG CaccagggaaggcctcctataAAGAtgtgctgctggtggtggtgcCTGTCTCGCTGCTCCTGATGCTGGTTACTCTCTTCTCTGCCTGGCACTGGTGCCCCTGCTCAG GGCCCCACCTCAGATCAAAGCAGCTCTGGATGAGATGGGACCTGCAGCTCTCCCTCCACAAGGTGACTCTTAGCAACCTCATTTCGACAGTGTTTGTAGTGTGGTGCACCAGGGCCTTGTTGAACAGATCCACACTGCTCTAA
- the SLAMF8 gene encoding SLAM family member 8 isoform X2 produces MVMRPLWSLLLWEALLPITVTGAQVLSKVGGSVLLVAARPPGFQVREAIWRSLWPSEELLATFFQGSLETLYHSRFLGRAQLHSNLSLELGPLESGDSGNFSVLMVDTRGQPWTQTLQLKVYDAVPRPVVQVFIAVERDAQPSKTCQVFLSCWAPNISEITYSWRRETTMDFGMEPHSLFTDGQVLSISLGPGDRDVAYSCIVSNPVSWDLATVTPWDSCHHEAAPGKASYKDVLLVVVPVSLLLMLVTLFSAWHWCPCSGKKKKDVRADRVGPETENPLVQDLP; encoded by the exons ATGGTCATGAGGCCCCTGTGGAGTCTGCTTCTCTGGGAAG CCCTACTTCCCATTACAGTTACTGGTGCCCAAGTGCTGAGCAAAGTCGGGGGCTCGGTGCTGCTGGTGGCAGCGCGTCCCCCTGGCTTCCAAGTCCGTGAGGCTATCTGGCGATCTCTCTGGCCTTCAGAAGAGCTCCTGGCCACGTTTTTCCAAGGCTCCCTGGAGACTCTGTACCACTCCCGCTTCCTGGGCCGAGCCCAGCTACACAGCAACCTCAGCCTGGAGCTTGGGCCACTGGAGTCTGGAGACAGCGGCAACTTCTCCGTGTTGATGGTGGACACAAGGGGCCAGCCCTGGACCCAGACCCTCCAGCTCAAGGTGTACG ATGCAGTGCCCAGGCCCGTGGTACAAGTGTTCATTGCTGTAGAAAGGGATGCTCAGCCCTCCAAGACCTGCCAGGTTTTCTTGTCCTGTTGGGCCCCCAACATCAGCGAAATAACCTATAGCTGGCGACGGGAGACAACCATGGACTTTGGTATGGAACCACACAGCCTCTTCACAGACGGACAGGTGCTGAGCATTTCCCTGGGACCAGGAGACAGAGATGTGGCCTATTCCTGCATTGTCTCCAACCCTGTCAGCTGGGACTTGGCCACAGTCACGCCCTGGGATAGCTGTCATCATGAGGCAG CaccagggaaggcctcctataAAGAtgtgctgctggtggtggtgcCTGTCTCGCTGCTCCTGATGCTGGTTACTCTCTTCTCTGCCTGGCACTGGTGCCCCTGCTCAG ggaaaaagaaaaaggatgtcCGTGCTGACAGAGTGGGTCCAGAGACAGAGAACCCCCTTGTGCAGGATCTGCCATAA
- the FCRL6 gene encoding Fc receptor-like protein 6 — MLLWTAVLLFVPCVGKTVWLYLQAWPNPVFEGDALTLRCQGLKNTPLSQVKFYRDGKFLHFSKKNQTLSMGAATVQSRGQYSCSGQVMYIPQTFTQTSETAMVQVQELFPPPVLSAIPSPEPREGSLVTLRCQTKLHPLRSALRLLFSFHKDGHTLQDRGPHPELCIPGAKEGDSGLYWCEVAPEGGQVQKQSPQLEVRVQAPVSRPVLTLHHGPADPAVGDMVQLLCEAQRGSPPILYSFYLDEKIVGNHSAPCGGTTSLLFPVKSEQDAGNYSCEAENSVSRERSEPKKLSLKGSQVLSTPASNWLVPWLPASLLGLMVIAAALLIYLRSWRKAGPLPSQIPPTAPGGEQCPLYANVHHQKGKDEGVVYSVVHRTSKRSEARSAEFTVGRKDSSIICAEVRCLQPSEISSKEVNMRSRTLQEPLGDCEEVLC; from the exons ATGCTGCTCTGGACGGCTGTGCTGCTCTTTG TTCcctgtgttgggaaaactg TCTGGCTGTACCTCCAAGCCTGGCCAAATCCTGTGTTTGAAGGAGATGCCCTGACTCTGCGATGTCAGGGATTGAAGAATACACCACTGTCTCAGGTGAAGTTCTACAGAGATGGAAAATTCCTTCATTTCTCTAAGAAAAACCAGACTCTGTCCATGGGAGCAGCAACAGTGCAGAGCCGTGGCCAGTACAGCTGCTCTGGGCAGGTGATGTATATTCCACAGACATTCACACAAACTTCAGAGACTGCCATGGTTCAAGTCCAAG AGCTGTTCCCACCTCCTGTGCTGAGTGCCATCCCCTCTCCTGAGCCCCGAGAGGGTAGCCTGGTGACCCTGAGATGTCAGACAAAGCTGCACCCCCTGAGGTCAGCCTTGAggctccttttctccttccacaAGGACGGCCACACCTTGCAGGACAGGGGCCCTCACCCAGAACTCTGCATCCCGGGAGCCAAGGAGGGAGACTCTGGGCTTTACTGGTGTGAGGTGGCCCCTGAGGGTGGCCAGGTCCAGAAGCAGAGCCCCCAGCTGGAGGTCAGAGTGCAGG CTCCTGTGTCCCGTCCTGTGCTCACTCTGCACCACGGGCCTGCTGACCCTGCTGTGGGGGACATGGTGCAGCTCCTCTGTGAGGCACAGAGGGGCTCCCCTCCAATCCTGTATTCCTTCTACCTTGATGAGAAGATTGTGGGGAACCACTCAGCTCCCTGTGGTGGAAccacctccctcctcttcccagtGAAGTCAGAACAGGATGCTGGGAACTACTCCTGCGAGGCTGAGAACAGTGTCTCCAGAGAGAGGAGTGAGCCCAAGAAGCTGTCTCTGAAGG GTTCTCAAGTCTTGTCCACTCCCGCCAGCAACTGGCTGGTTCCTTGGCTTCCTGCGAGCCTGCTTGGCCTGATGGTTATTGCTGCTGCACTTCTGATTTATTTGAGATCCTGGAGAAAAGCTG GGCCCCTTCCATCCCAGATACCACCCACAGCTCCAGGTGGAGAGCAGTGCCCACTATATGCCAATG TGCATCACCAGAAAGGGAAAGATGAAGGTGTTGTCTACTCTGTGGTGCATAGAACCTCAAAGAGGAGTGAAG CCAGGTCTGCTGAGTTCACCGTGGGGAGAAAG GACAGTTCTATCATCTGTGCGGAGGTGAGATGCCTGCAGCCCAGTGAGATTTCATCCAAGGAGGTGAATATGAGAAGCAGGACTCTCCAAGAACCCCTTGGCGACTGTGAGGAGGTTCTCTGCTAG